A genome region from Bradyrhizobium commune includes the following:
- a CDS encoding NAD-dependent epimerase/dehydratase family protein, whose amino-acid sequence MKQRILVAGGAGFVGRQLVRNLRNSHDVCVLDSLKFGNRFDESDIASISLAKVDIRDWHSVAALIQSFRPEIVIHLAAIHFIPECERDPTLAAEVNVLGTMNLLRACPEGARFVFASSGAVYQPDNSPHDELNSVVAPADVYGLTKLQAEQYVRYFVRQRGLCGAIVRLFNVIGPGETSPHILPEIVYQLKSGSTTIKLGNVWPQRDYIHVEDAAEGFERVALYGDIPAGETKLVNLGTGKQYSVSMLLDQLRLLTGLPIAVEHDVSRARSVDRPFLQANIARIQVEFGWSPRVEIAAALQDLWKNPDLAPGLVEQLRGRL is encoded by the coding sequence ATGAAGCAGAGGATTTTGGTCGCCGGCGGCGCCGGTTTTGTAGGGCGGCAGCTGGTACGGAATTTGCGGAATAGTCACGACGTTTGCGTGCTCGATTCGCTGAAGTTTGGCAACCGCTTCGACGAGAGCGATATTGCCAGTATTTCTTTGGCAAAGGTTGACATTCGGGATTGGCACTCCGTCGCCGCTCTCATACAGAGCTTTCGTCCCGAAATCGTGATTCATCTTGCCGCGATCCATTTTATTCCCGAGTGCGAACGCGATCCCACGCTCGCTGCGGAAGTTAATGTTCTCGGAACGATGAATCTTCTCCGCGCCTGTCCAGAGGGCGCGCGTTTTGTTTTCGCCAGCAGTGGTGCCGTCTATCAGCCCGACAATTCACCGCACGACGAACTTAATTCGGTAGTGGCGCCGGCCGATGTGTACGGTCTCACGAAGCTGCAAGCCGAGCAATATGTCCGTTACTTCGTCCGGCAGAGGGGGCTTTGTGGTGCCATCGTCCGGCTGTTCAACGTAATTGGCCCGGGGGAGACTAGCCCCCACATTTTGCCTGAAATCGTGTATCAGCTGAAATCCGGCTCCACTACGATCAAGCTTGGAAATGTCTGGCCTCAACGTGACTACATCCACGTCGAGGATGCGGCGGAGGGTTTCGAGCGAGTAGCCCTGTACGGCGATATCCCTGCCGGGGAGACGAAACTCGTCAACCTCGGTACCGGAAAGCAGTATTCGGTCTCGATGCTTCTGGACCAACTGCGATTGCTCACCGGACTTCCGATCGCTGTCGAACATGATGTTTCGCGGGCCCGATCGGTTGACCGGCCGTTCTTGCAAGCAAATATCGCAAGGATTCAGGTTGAATTCGGCTGGTCGCCTAGGGTTGAGATTGCAGCCGCGCTGCAAGATCTATGGAAAAATCCTGACCTCGCGCCCGGTCTGGTAGAACAGTTGCGAGGCCGCCTTTAG
- a CDS encoding glycosyltransferase family 4 protein produces the protein MRVVHIMADGNPGGGPAVVDTLCAGMASNGVEATVVTQTGSYFFEHARAKGWKAFGLDFSSRKSIIKISREILKLLEREAPDIVHAHGARSALPVSLVPRARRPAFAYTIHGFHYDRKGFASRQIFKLVERLCIGCADQIILVGKADEAFAHKEGLINDRQRWSQVYNGVELPPGGDVLRPAEFDVAFVGRLHPQKNPLALPAILSAMNRPDVKMLIVGGGELETALRDSIGRLGIVSQVTMTGTKSRIEALDLMSRARVFVLPSLWEGVPVSIVEAMKLKVPVVASRIAGNQEIVRHGQTGLLADPHSPEEFARQISLLLDSPELVKSLTERAASFASTTFSVESQIAAHFRIYEDAIRRHNSGRT, from the coding sequence ATGCGCGTCGTTCACATTATGGCTGACGGAAATCCCGGTGGAGGGCCAGCCGTCGTGGATACGCTGTGCGCCGGGATGGCTTCGAATGGCGTGGAAGCTACCGTCGTCACTCAGACTGGAAGTTACTTTTTCGAGCACGCCCGCGCCAAGGGATGGAAGGCGTTCGGGCTCGACTTCAGCAGCCGAAAAAGCATCATCAAAATTTCTCGCGAGATTTTGAAGTTACTCGAGCGCGAGGCTCCGGACATCGTTCACGCCCATGGCGCGCGATCTGCGTTGCCGGTATCTCTAGTGCCACGGGCCAGGCGCCCAGCCTTTGCTTACACTATCCACGGCTTCCACTACGATCGGAAGGGCTTTGCTAGCCGACAGATTTTCAAGCTGGTGGAAAGATTATGTATCGGATGCGCGGATCAAATCATTCTTGTCGGCAAGGCAGATGAGGCCTTTGCCCATAAGGAAGGCCTTATCAACGACAGGCAGCGTTGGAGTCAGGTCTATAACGGCGTGGAGTTGCCACCGGGCGGTGACGTGTTACGGCCCGCCGAATTCGACGTCGCGTTCGTTGGACGACTGCACCCTCAGAAGAACCCGCTCGCGCTACCCGCGATTCTCTCTGCGATGAACCGGCCCGATGTAAAGATGCTGATAGTTGGCGGCGGTGAGCTCGAAACCGCATTGCGCGATTCAATCGGGAGGCTCGGAATTGTGTCCCAGGTTACGATGACTGGCACCAAATCGCGGATCGAGGCACTTGATCTGATGTCCAGGGCCCGTGTTTTTGTTTTGCCATCGCTGTGGGAAGGTGTGCCTGTTTCGATAGTCGAGGCGATGAAGCTTAAAGTACCCGTCGTTGCGTCAAGAATCGCAGGTAATCAGGAAATCGTCCGCCATGGACAAACCGGTCTTCTCGCGGATCCACACTCCCCGGAGGAATTCGCTAGACAAATCTCGTTGCTGTTGGACTCGCCCGAGCTTGTAAAGTCTCTCACGGAGCGAGCCGCTTCATTCGCGTCGACGACCTTCTCCGTCGAAAGCCAAATCGCAGCGCATTTTCGAATTTACGAAGACGCGATCCGGCGACACAACAGCGGTCGCACCTGA
- a CDS encoding O-antigen ligase family protein: MLEAQAVGPFSSIANARRSDVLLASTLICYLLIAADIVPGITGLQADYEPGYLDVMNIDKSGDIIRQALLAPFFFGAVYLLVRTRRREHLQQLGWPAALVILICLFSALWSSDPGATLRKVLGLVGTFAVGTYVATRLSLFRLIKLAQIAVTIALVGSFLWLLIAPDKALDTNAHLRGLFNHKNILGQFAGIGYLAFLSLAVQKRVRRRMLWVGGAGLCVLSLLLASSATPLIAIGFVTGWAYARFRLGLRPRELVVLTGLICTGGILFLVAAPDVFTLVIGRDVTLSGRTNIWEFALEMAAAKPFLGYGYGVFWLGPNSPGSLFWDRTLQFELSAHNGYLQCLLDIGLVGFLTTLVAVLGPLLRSSKGHRPYVGGAEIFSEWFLIFFLILNVAEIRFFDPTSVVTFVFAFISANLRGRIRQLELRADNAIPLIT; the protein is encoded by the coding sequence ATGCTTGAGGCGCAGGCGGTAGGGCCATTCTCATCAATCGCGAATGCTCGCCGTAGCGATGTGCTGCTTGCGTCGACACTGATTTGCTATCTCCTGATCGCTGCCGACATCGTTCCGGGCATCACCGGTCTTCAGGCCGACTATGAACCTGGCTACCTCGATGTCATGAACATCGATAAGTCGGGGGACATCATACGGCAGGCCCTACTCGCCCCGTTTTTCTTCGGCGCAGTTTATCTGCTGGTGCGCACCCGGCGCCGGGAACACCTCCAACAGTTGGGGTGGCCGGCCGCTCTTGTCATCTTAATCTGTTTGTTCTCAGCACTCTGGTCCTCAGATCCCGGCGCAACGCTGAGAAAGGTGCTTGGATTGGTTGGAACATTTGCGGTCGGCACGTATGTTGCTACCCGACTTAGCCTGTTTCGCTTGATCAAGCTTGCGCAGATTGCGGTTACGATAGCCCTGGTTGGCTCGTTTTTGTGGTTGCTGATTGCGCCCGACAAGGCGTTGGATACCAACGCTCACTTGCGCGGATTATTCAATCATAAGAATATTCTCGGGCAATTTGCCGGCATAGGATATCTCGCGTTCCTCTCTCTCGCCGTGCAGAAGCGCGTGCGACGCAGAATGTTGTGGGTTGGGGGAGCCGGGCTCTGTGTTCTGTCCTTGTTGCTTGCGAGTTCCGCGACACCGTTGATAGCAATCGGCTTTGTGACCGGCTGGGCTTACGCCAGGTTCCGCTTGGGACTGCGGCCTCGCGAATTGGTGGTACTCACAGGGTTGATCTGCACGGGGGGAATTCTATTCCTTGTCGCCGCGCCTGATGTCTTTACGCTTGTCATTGGCCGAGACGTGACTCTGTCCGGACGCACCAATATCTGGGAATTTGCGCTAGAGATGGCGGCCGCGAAGCCATTCCTAGGATACGGATACGGTGTATTTTGGTTGGGGCCAAACTCACCCGGGTCTCTCTTTTGGGACAGGACCTTGCAGTTTGAACTGAGCGCCCACAATGGATATTTGCAGTGCCTTCTCGACATCGGGTTGGTCGGATTTCTGACAACTCTTGTCGCCGTACTGGGGCCGTTGCTCAGGTCGTCAAAAGGTCACCGTCCATACGTCGGGGGCGCCGAGATCTTCTCGGAATGGTTCTTAATCTTCTTCTTAATTTTGAACGTGGCCGAGATTCGGTTTTTCGACCCAACTTCGGTCGTTACTTTTGTGTTCGCGTTCATCTCGGCCAATCTGAGAGGGCGAATACGTCAGCTGGAACTTAGGGCCGACAATGCGATCCCTTTGATCACTTGA
- a CDS encoding Ig-like domain-containing protein produces the protein MTTAISNVTAIDASKFVQSIGVNTHLGNWTVYENVGLVESSLAYLGVSSVRDGSMFSTAHAQAAYSQLASDGIKFDFLTPQGTDPATFLKQLDAFVAAHPGQLIGIEGPNEVDIQTFTYNGSSSLSSAAAFQRALFAGVQADSALKDVPVYNLTLSQSNSANYSQVGNLSSSADYANIHAYVWSGTTPNQVIQNDIKIAQWDAAGLPVIFTETGYDTMTSDTMSGVDQTVQAKYTLDTLMDAFKSGVAQTFLYELFDEAADPKFTDKEAHFGLFNNDGSPKLVATAIHNLTTILNDPSASQPFTPGTLGYSLDNLPTSAQQLLLEKHNGTFDLVLWDEHVIWDPTKQKEIASPTSDVTVNLGKSYAVVYVYDPLVGSSPIATYTNVSQIHVSLTDHPLVIQIGTGNASGDPGADITPPAAPSIASFSSDTGVAGDGITKANQQTLQGTAEAGSKVLVFDGATQIGTATVDSKGNWSFTTGILTDGAHSFTGQAVDAAGNVSVVSSSVKVTIDTTAPKAPALISDTLTAGNKVVVSGTAEAGSTIKLYEGSTLLGTAVTASNGAWSVTTSALTHGAHAFTATATDVAGNVSGPSAALDPIVGTLIDGIGNASLTQASNRLWISSGGTDVLLKSNGTAYLMGPTSTWKPIAVEATSSGFDVAWKNIITGAYTVWTTDSNGNFTSNLLSNVSGTSASLQSIETLFQQDLNGDGVIGSHSATSSGISGAAVNAGTADTSGTTSGTTAGLLESAGTTSLTQSGNYLHLSSGSTEVVLKSGGAAYAMGPTSTWTAIGAEATSSGYDVAWKNIYTGAYTVWATDSNGNFTSNLLSNVSGTGDALKAIETVMHQDLNGDGVINTASSVLDISGKVVLDLTNMSQAVKIEAGATLELTGGVSGSITFASETGTLVLDHATQFTGKIYGLTGDGSSAHSDILDLRDISFGTGTQVSYAGNTSGGVLTVSDAQNHVAKLTLVGDYTHSTFNLSSDGKGGTLVIDPPADGFNFAVASSQPVPVSLSNALASHFQPAAALPTDTHFDHNVQLASEIPHPAVHDGFLLHV, from the coding sequence ATGACAACCGCCATATCAAACGTCACCGCGATCGACGCCAGCAAATTCGTGCAGTCGATTGGCGTCAATACTCACCTGGGCAACTGGACGGTGTACGAGAATGTCGGCCTAGTTGAGAGCTCGCTTGCGTATCTCGGAGTCTCGAGCGTTCGCGACGGCAGCATGTTCTCGACGGCACATGCTCAGGCGGCCTATTCCCAGTTGGCGAGTGACGGCATCAAGTTCGACTTCTTGACGCCCCAGGGGACTGACCCAGCTACATTCCTCAAACAGCTCGATGCGTTTGTCGCAGCGCATCCGGGGCAGTTGATCGGTATCGAAGGCCCCAACGAGGTCGATATCCAGACCTTCACCTACAATGGCAGTTCGTCGTTATCGAGCGCGGCTGCATTCCAGCGCGCATTGTTCGCCGGCGTTCAGGCCGATTCGGCCTTGAAAGACGTGCCGGTCTATAACCTCACGCTGTCTCAGTCGAACAGCGCCAACTATAGCCAGGTTGGAAATCTGTCGTCTTCTGCCGACTACGCCAATATCCACGCCTATGTATGGAGCGGCACGACGCCGAACCAGGTCATTCAGAACGACATCAAGATCGCGCAGTGGGATGCTGCCGGCTTGCCCGTCATCTTCACTGAGACGGGCTACGATACGATGACCAGCGATACGATGAGCGGCGTCGATCAGACGGTACAGGCGAAGTATACGCTCGATACCTTGATGGACGCCTTCAAGAGCGGCGTCGCGCAAACTTTCCTGTATGAGCTCTTCGATGAAGCGGCCGATCCGAAGTTCACCGACAAGGAAGCGCATTTCGGCTTGTTCAACAACGACGGCAGCCCGAAGCTGGTGGCCACTGCAATACACAATCTCACGACAATTCTGAATGATCCCAGCGCGTCGCAGCCTTTCACGCCCGGAACTCTGGGCTACAGTCTCGACAATCTGCCGACGAGTGCCCAGCAGCTCTTGTTGGAGAAGCACAATGGTACGTTCGACCTGGTGCTGTGGGATGAGCACGTCATCTGGGATCCGACCAAGCAGAAGGAGATCGCGTCCCCGACCAGCGACGTAACGGTCAATCTCGGAAAATCGTATGCCGTCGTCTATGTCTACGATCCTCTGGTCGGCAGCAGCCCGATTGCGACATATACCAATGTCTCGCAGATTCACGTTTCTCTGACTGATCATCCGCTCGTCATTCAGATCGGTACCGGGAATGCTTCGGGAGACCCGGGCGCCGATATCACTCCGCCTGCCGCGCCGAGTATTGCGTCGTTCTCATCGGACACCGGTGTTGCGGGCGACGGCATCACCAAAGCCAACCAGCAGACGCTGCAGGGAACCGCGGAGGCCGGTAGTAAGGTGCTGGTGTTCGACGGCGCGACGCAGATCGGCACCGCTACGGTCGACAGCAAGGGCAATTGGTCGTTTACGACTGGTATCTTGACTGATGGTGCCCATAGTTTCACCGGGCAGGCGGTTGACGCAGCTGGCAATGTCAGCGTGGTGTCTAGCTCTGTGAAGGTGACTATCGATACGACCGCGCCGAAAGCGCCGGCGCTGATCTCGGATACGCTCACCGCCGGCAACAAGGTGGTTGTCTCGGGAACGGCCGAGGCAGGCAGCACAATCAAGCTGTACGAGGGCAGCACACTGTTGGGTACGGCGGTGACGGCCTCGAACGGAGCTTGGAGCGTCACCACAAGCGCGCTCACCCACGGAGCGCATGCCTTCACAGCAACTGCGACGGATGTCGCAGGAAATGTGAGCGGTCCTTCAGCCGCGCTCGATCCGATCGTGGGGACGCTAATCGACGGCATCGGCAATGCTAGCCTAACGCAGGCCAGCAACCGCCTCTGGATATCATCGGGCGGCACCGATGTGTTGCTGAAGTCCAATGGTACGGCCTATCTGATGGGGCCGACCAGCACCTGGAAGCCGATCGCGGTGGAGGCCACCTCGAGCGGCTTCGACGTTGCCTGGAAGAACATTATCACCGGCGCCTACACGGTGTGGACCACTGACAGTAACGGTAACTTCACCTCCAATTTGCTGAGCAATGTCTCGGGAACGAGTGCATCGTTGCAGTCCATCGAGACGCTATTTCAGCAGGACCTTAATGGCGACGGTGTGATCGGATCACATTCCGCTACGTCGTCCGGGATATCCGGTGCAGCTGTCAACGCTGGCACTGCTGATACCTCCGGCACAACATCGGGGACGACGGCCGGTTTGCTGGAGAGCGCCGGCACAACGAGCCTGACACAGTCCGGCAATTATTTGCATCTGTCTTCAGGCAGCACCGAAGTCGTGTTGAAATCCGGCGGCGCTGCCTATGCAATGGGGCCCACCAGCACGTGGACGGCGATCGGGGCGGAGGCGACCTCCAGCGGCTACGACGTTGCCTGGAAGAACATTTATACTGGGGCCTACACGGTGTGGGCCACCGACAGCAACGGCAACTTCACCTCCAATCTCCTCAGCAATGTTTCTGGAACGGGCGACGCCTTGAAGGCGATCGAGACCGTGATGCATCAGGACCTCAATGGTGACGGAGTGATCAACACGGCATCGAGTGTGTTGGACATCTCCGGCAAAGTTGTCCTCGACCTCACCAACATGAGCCAGGCGGTGAAAATCGAAGCAGGCGCGACGCTCGAATTGACGGGCGGGGTTTCGGGCTCGATCACGTTCGCCAGTGAGACCGGTACGTTGGTGCTAGATCATGCGACGCAGTTTACGGGAAAGATCTACGGTCTGACTGGTGACGGCAGCTCTGCGCATTCGGACATTCTTGATCTGCGGGACATCTCGTTCGGAACGGGAACGCAGGTCTCCTACGCGGGCAATACATCGGGCGGTGTGCTGACGGTTTCGGACGCGCAGAACCATGTCGCAAAGCTGACGCTGGTCGGCGACTATACCCATTCCACGTTCAATCTCTCGAGTGATGGAAAGGGAGGCACGCTCGTCATCGATCCACCGGCAGACGGATTCAATTTCGCCGTTGCGTCCTCGCAGCCTGTACCGGTAAGTCTCAGCAATGCATTGGCCTCACATTTCCAGCCTGCCGCCGCGCTCCCAACAGACACCCATTTCGATCATAACGTGCAGTTGGCGTCGGAGATCCCACACCCCGCTGTGCACGACGGCTTTCTACTGCACGTCTGA
- a CDS encoding glycosyltransferase, with amino-acid sequence MPKRSIIFVTDELFLPLPSKNASGWIYYTIAETYKKRGWKVHCVSFFRDPQLARLNSVNAAYGQLFSDFLLLPGWNRGGTLLGIFGQVWREVERALTGNVLSSHPLLFTNNSENAREIANRLNEWQADVVYLAKPQSVQLLGQVLPRLFRGRKPLVVMSAHDDFVRRAVAYRGTYQRLFGELNLRQILRNHANAWIRHHLERIDIERSRRAEAKIFDACHVVRVESADEFAGYAKTNRSTAKLSHKPFSYVAAARPSQGELAPTFDAGFIGSNDVMNLDAVLYLRDVILPIIRQEAPGFRMLVAGGISSKVEPLLEGVDNVTVWDHLNDVSEFYRAIRVAAVPLRAGTGVSIKVLEALSFRKRIVSTPVGVRGLPRKLLASATITDDPREFAKALLIEFALPGGQDSGLDVDA; translated from the coding sequence ATGCCGAAGCGCTCGATCATTTTCGTAACCGACGAACTTTTTCTGCCATTGCCGTCGAAGAATGCCTCCGGCTGGATTTACTATACGATAGCTGAGACTTACAAAAAGAGAGGTTGGAAGGTCCATTGCGTTTCGTTCTTTCGAGACCCGCAATTGGCGAGATTGAATTCGGTGAATGCCGCTTACGGCCAGCTGTTTTCGGATTTTCTTTTACTGCCCGGGTGGAATCGAGGTGGAACATTGCTTGGTATCTTCGGCCAGGTCTGGAGAGAAGTTGAGCGAGCACTGACCGGGAATGTCCTCTCGTCTCATCCGTTATTGTTTACCAACAACTCTGAAAATGCGCGGGAAATTGCCAATCGATTGAATGAGTGGCAAGCTGACGTTGTATATTTGGCCAAGCCGCAATCGGTCCAGTTGCTTGGACAGGTTTTGCCGCGATTGTTTCGTGGGCGCAAGCCGCTAGTGGTGATGAGCGCCCACGATGATTTTGTCCGTCGTGCAGTCGCTTACAGAGGGACGTATCAGCGATTGTTCGGCGAATTGAACCTGAGGCAGATCCTGCGCAATCATGCAAACGCCTGGATAAGGCATCATCTAGAGCGAATCGATATCGAGCGTTCGCGACGGGCAGAGGCTAAAATCTTTGACGCTTGTCATGTGGTGCGCGTCGAATCTGCGGATGAGTTTGCCGGCTACGCCAAGACCAACCGATCAACGGCAAAGCTCTCGCACAAGCCGTTCTCTTACGTTGCTGCGGCTCGGCCAAGCCAAGGGGAACTAGCTCCGACGTTTGATGCCGGTTTTATCGGATCAAACGATGTGATGAACCTTGATGCCGTCCTGTACCTACGTGACGTGATCCTACCGATCATTCGTCAGGAGGCACCGGGGTTTCGGATGCTGGTTGCGGGGGGGATATCGAGCAAGGTCGAGCCGCTCCTTGAGGGAGTCGACAACGTTACCGTCTGGGACCATCTGAACGATGTTTCGGAATTCTACCGCGCAATTCGTGTTGCCGCCGTTCCGCTTCGCGCCGGTACAGGCGTGAGCATCAAGGTGTTAGAGGCGCTATCGTTTAGAAAGAGGATTGTCAGCACACCTGTGGGAGTGCGCGGATTGCCGCGCAAATTGCTCGCCAGTGCAACCATTACCGACGACCCAAGAGAGTTTGCGAAGGCGCTCCTGATAGAGTTTGCATTGCCGGGCGGACAGGATAGCGGACTCGACGTTGATGCTTGA
- a CDS encoding lipopolysaccharide biosynthesis protein: MIRNAFIKRAVAALTLLFSGTFVAALLNFIAQLTLARSLELESLGAIAALSSMINFLALVGMGGMNWFLLQVVGMEKDAACRWYFPASKLVALLTGLSIAGLAAYTLTIARFLPSERMLLLAASVPMLLGQLAVELTSVRYQIERSAHQVAFWQVVTPLGRATVALVLKTFALSSLRSVLVGFGLMGLIALFWSLAIVPVRSWNRLLSSYRHSHPSVLDTLRSAGPFLLFGALYLLFFQGPIVILEYFRGGAETAQYNIAFLIVSATLMFPSVFYSKFIAERTFHWGHHDRPKLAAAFYLSAALMAAVGLSAMLALMVSANSLIPWLFGSRYAPSINLLLVMSVAIPVRFLQSAYSSLLVTGPQTIPRVIYLGLAALASIAASCSFIPAFGAMGAAYATVVGEFVLFLLSWRGLVIHAPEIQPFGWMSPHFIRQSVSTLSDSDEHQEPQQPTYPGKKR, encoded by the coding sequence ATGATCCGCAACGCATTTATCAAAAGAGCAGTGGCTGCGTTAACGCTGCTATTCTCCGGCACATTTGTTGCGGCTCTATTGAATTTCATTGCACAACTTACGCTAGCCCGGTCGCTAGAACTAGAGTCTCTTGGTGCCATTGCTGCCTTGTCCTCGATGATCAACTTTCTTGCACTTGTCGGCATGGGAGGAATGAACTGGTTTCTCCTACAGGTCGTGGGCATGGAGAAGGACGCAGCTTGTCGCTGGTACTTTCCTGCCTCAAAATTGGTCGCATTGCTCACGGGGCTTAGCATCGCCGGCCTTGCGGCCTACACTCTCACCATTGCAAGATTTCTTCCCTCAGAACGCATGCTGCTGCTCGCAGCTTCGGTTCCGATGCTGTTGGGCCAGTTGGCAGTCGAGCTCACATCCGTTCGCTATCAAATCGAGCGAAGCGCTCACCAGGTCGCGTTCTGGCAAGTCGTCACCCCCCTTGGACGCGCCACGGTCGCGCTTGTCCTTAAGACATTTGCCCTTTCTAGCCTGCGTTCCGTACTCGTCGGATTTGGGCTAATGGGGCTGATCGCGCTCTTCTGGAGCTTAGCCATAGTGCCAGTGCGTTCATGGAACCGTCTATTGAGCAGCTATCGGCATTCCCATCCTTCTGTACTGGATACACTTCGTTCTGCAGGTCCATTTCTACTCTTTGGCGCTCTGTATCTCTTGTTCTTCCAAGGACCAATCGTAATATTGGAGTACTTTCGCGGCGGCGCGGAGACCGCGCAGTACAATATCGCCTTTCTGATCGTCTCCGCGACTCTGATGTTCCCTTCCGTGTTCTACTCAAAGTTTATCGCTGAAAGGACATTTCATTGGGGTCACCATGACCGACCAAAACTTGCCGCCGCTTTCTACTTGTCCGCGGCTCTGATGGCCGCGGTCGGCTTGTCCGCAATGTTGGCTCTTATGGTCAGTGCCAATTCACTGATCCCTTGGTTGTTCGGATCGAGATATGCTCCATCGATCAATCTGCTGCTTGTCATGAGTGTTGCGATCCCGGTAAGATTTCTACAAAGCGCATACAGCTCATTGCTCGTGACCGGGCCGCAGACGATCCCGCGAGTAATATATCTCGGCCTTGCAGCGCTCGCCTCGATCGCAGCGTCGTGCAGTTTCATTCCGGCTTTCGGTGCGATGGGTGCCGCTTATGCGACCGTCGTGGGTGAGTTTGTACTATTCTTGCTGTCCTGGCGTGGGCTGGTAATCCACGCACCGGAAATCCAGCCCTTTGGATGGATGAGCCCACATTTTATTCGCCAATCGGTATCGACTCTCAGTGACAGCGACGAGCACCAAGAACCACAGCAACCCACCTACCCGGGGAAGAAGAGATAG
- a CDS encoding glycosyltransferase family 4 protein: MKNGHTVDVHCIGHESGLPSSESMDGIVVFRYPMDAHYKIPRFKAMKRAWPTIFRYALHVRRVAKETSYDVLFLNQWPLLHAVALPQSQRAKAVIHWCEIRTGLFYRVIQALLPRIVARNVAVSDSVGRSIARFCSGSVRSLPSGLDVEHYQSLPRIRRSGICFIGRMTAHKNIPLLIDAFELLKDQGYAGALTLAGDGPVLEEVRTRAMASRHASSIFLPGLISENDKIDLLSRSEVLAISSLREGFPRVVAEAMASGLPVVTCDYEMNGTKDIVRSYNCGLVTQPTPDCLAQGVRDLMAHWDHFSRTGHLSAKTLSWALIAESFEEMVGSTPINRSASHSRSFSEAKVA, from the coding sequence GTGAAGAATGGACATACCGTCGACGTCCATTGCATTGGGCATGAGTCCGGCCTACCTTCTTCGGAGAGTATGGACGGAATCGTCGTTTTTCGATATCCGATGGATGCTCATTACAAGATCCCGCGCTTCAAAGCGATGAAGCGAGCGTGGCCGACGATCTTTAGATACGCGTTGCATGTGCGCCGAGTCGCGAAAGAGACGAGCTACGATGTGCTCTTCTTGAATCAGTGGCCTCTTCTGCACGCAGTTGCGCTTCCCCAATCTCAGCGCGCTAAAGCTGTAATACATTGGTGCGAGATCCGTACTGGTTTGTTTTACAGAGTGATCCAGGCTCTGCTTCCACGGATCGTGGCGCGAAACGTGGCAGTTAGTGATAGCGTGGGTCGTTCGATTGCACGCTTTTGCTCCGGTTCTGTTCGTTCTCTTCCGAGCGGGCTTGATGTCGAGCACTACCAATCACTTCCACGCATCCGGCGCTCGGGCATCTGTTTTATCGGGAGAATGACGGCTCATAAGAATATTCCATTGTTGATCGACGCCTTCGAGCTGTTGAAAGACCAAGGGTACGCTGGAGCGCTTACCCTCGCGGGAGATGGGCCTGTGCTAGAGGAGGTGAGGACTCGCGCGATGGCTTCGCGCCATGCTTCTAGTATTTTTCTACCTGGTTTGATCTCCGAAAACGACAAGATCGATCTACTGTCGAGATCTGAAGTTTTGGCGATTTCGAGCCTGAGAGAAGGATTCCCGCGCGTCGTGGCGGAGGCGATGGCGAGCGGGTTGCCGGTCGTGACATGCGATTACGAAATGAACGGGACGAAAGACATCGTTCGTTCCTACAATTGTGGACTTGTAACGCAACCGACACCCGATTGTCTTGCGCAGGGGGTGCGTGACTTGATGGCCCATTGGGATCACTTTTCAAGGACGGGCCATTTGTCTGCAAAGACGCTTTCTTGGGCTCTGATCGCGGAGAGCTTCGAGGAAATGGTTGGGTCGACTCCCATCAATCGCTCTGCGTCGCACTCCCGCAGTTTCAGTGAAGCTAAGGTCGCATGA